Proteins encoded within one genomic window of Jiangella mangrovi:
- a CDS encoding type II toxin-antitoxin system VapC family toxin has protein sequence MTLVVLDTDIASLILKGRLPSGWRHELAGRLPVLTFVTVGELTQWAELRSWASQRRNQVDAWVDGRAIVEATDEVARLWGRLSARAAGRGRPRPANDTWIAACCIREGIPLATLNRKDFADFAEHEDLRLLTGT, from the coding sequence GTGACTCTCGTCGTTCTCGATACCGACATCGCCTCGCTCATCCTGAAGGGCCGGCTGCCGTCCGGCTGGCGGCACGAGCTCGCCGGACGGCTCCCGGTCCTCACCTTCGTGACCGTGGGCGAGTTGACCCAATGGGCCGAACTCCGTTCGTGGGCTTCCCAACGCCGCAACCAGGTGGATGCCTGGGTCGACGGGCGCGCCATCGTGGAGGCCACCGACGAGGTGGCTCGGCTCTGGGGCAGGCTTTCGGCCAGAGCGGCCGGACGAGGGCGACCGCGTCCAGCGAATGACACCTGGATCGCCGCGTGCTGCATCCGCGAGGGCATCCCGTTGGCGACGCTCAACCGCAAGGACTTCGCGGACTTCGCCGAGCACGAAGACCTCCGGCTCCTCACGGGCACCTGA
- a CDS encoding DUF3800 domain-containing protein — MSWLAYVDESIRTDDGVYVLAAVALDAADDESVRDAMRTLEPRPGRRFHWRDRLPDARSAAAGVIAGLPVLAVAVIGSPVDPRRQERARRQCLEVLLFELGSAGVQAVRLESRNSVADRRDSEVIARFRSRGLVPAALPVHHVRAGEEPLLWAADIVAGAISAAEGREPAYRELISGALTELPIRLD, encoded by the coding sequence GTGAGCTGGCTGGCGTACGTCGACGAGTCGATCCGCACCGACGACGGCGTCTACGTGCTCGCCGCGGTGGCGCTCGACGCCGCCGACGACGAGTCCGTCCGCGACGCCATGCGGACACTGGAGCCGCGTCCCGGACGACGCTTCCACTGGCGCGACCGGCTACCGGACGCGCGCAGTGCGGCCGCTGGCGTCATCGCCGGGCTACCGGTGCTGGCCGTCGCCGTCATCGGCTCCCCCGTCGATCCACGCCGGCAGGAGCGGGCTCGGCGGCAATGCCTGGAGGTGTTGCTGTTCGAGCTGGGCTCGGCCGGTGTGCAGGCAGTCCGGCTGGAGTCTCGCAACTCCGTGGCCGACCGCCGCGACTCGGAGGTCATCGCACGCTTCCGATCACGCGGCTTGGTCCCAGCCGCCCTCCCGGTCCATCACGTCCGGGCCGGCGAGGAGCCGCTGCTGTGGGCGGCCGACATCGTCGCCGGCGCGATCAGCGCCGCGGAGGGGCGTGAGCCGGCTTACCGCGAGCTGATCAGCGGCGCACTGACCGAACTCCCGATCCGGCTCGATTGA
- a CDS encoding fibronectin type III domain-containing protein, producing the protein MSDVSKRGPFRSRRAAGAAVGAALLGGGLIAVPAAVGADSEPPVKVPAAEIYEPSGVPDRIILVPTSTPATSQKVSWRSEVGGEYAQAQIVEAPVALGQVAPAASLKTVNASSTNPVNTTLGYASVYHQVEFTGLQPNTRYTYRVGDGVNWSEWIDFTTAAAEFEPFSFIYYGDMQNYIDTAGPRVFRQAFADRPEAKVIVNAGDLIDSANSEEQWGQWHAADGFINSQVNNISITGNHEYSGGQLSTFWQPQFPFPTNGPDFGDDATNAALRNTIYSVDYQGVRFIGLNSNVQSLAPIMAAQTAWLEEQLADNPNKWTVVTFHHPVYSVASGRNNPTVRAQWGPLFEEYGVDLVLQGHDHTYGRGSVTSSRKSVTVHDSTVYATSVSGGKMYDAVDTNWTQNGADQMSVGEDMQLYQMIDVTADSITYEARYANGEHHDGVTIRKNDAGERTVQEIRTPENTVGEQVAVDVQNVDFKGTVNVSAWGYDPGETVNVYVRNVERGQDVLVGEVTADELGRILETPVRFPSSAKKLSTQVVYLESVNQQITSPEITVNR; encoded by the coding sequence GTGAGTGACGTGAGCAAGCGCGGGCCGTTCCGGTCCCGTCGCGCGGCCGGTGCCGCGGTCGGCGCGGCGCTGCTCGGTGGCGGCCTGATCGCCGTCCCCGCAGCGGTCGGTGCCGACAGCGAGCCCCCGGTCAAGGTTCCGGCGGCGGAGATCTACGAGCCGTCGGGCGTGCCGGACCGCATCATCCTGGTCCCGACCTCGACCCCTGCGACGTCGCAGAAGGTGTCGTGGCGGTCCGAGGTCGGCGGCGAGTACGCGCAGGCCCAGATCGTCGAGGCGCCCGTCGCCCTCGGCCAGGTCGCCCCGGCCGCCTCGCTGAAGACCGTGAACGCCAGCTCGACCAACCCGGTCAACACCACGCTGGGCTACGCGTCGGTCTACCACCAGGTGGAGTTCACCGGCCTGCAGCCGAACACCCGCTACACCTACCGGGTGGGCGACGGCGTCAACTGGAGCGAGTGGATCGACTTCACCACCGCAGCGGCGGAGTTCGAGCCCTTCTCGTTCATCTACTACGGCGACATGCAGAACTACATCGACACCGCCGGTCCCCGCGTGTTCCGCCAGGCCTTCGCCGACCGCCCGGAGGCGAAGGTCATCGTCAACGCCGGTGACCTCATCGACTCGGCGAACAGCGAAGAGCAGTGGGGCCAGTGGCACGCCGCCGACGGCTTCATCAACAGCCAGGTCAACAACATCTCGATCACCGGCAACCACGAGTACAGCGGTGGTCAGCTGTCGACGTTCTGGCAGCCGCAGTTCCCGTTCCCCACGAACGGCCCGGACTTCGGTGACGACGCCACGAACGCCGCCCTGCGCAACACCATCTACTCGGTGGACTACCAGGGTGTGCGCTTCATCGGCCTGAACAGCAACGTCCAGAGCCTCGCCCCGATCATGGCCGCGCAGACCGCGTGGCTGGAGGAGCAGCTCGCCGACAACCCGAACAAGTGGACGGTCGTCACGTTCCACCACCCGGTCTACTCCGTCGCGTCCGGCCGGAACAACCCGACCGTCCGCGCGCAGTGGGGCCCGCTGTTCGAGGAGTACGGCGTGGACCTGGTCCTGCAGGGCCACGACCACACCTACGGCCGCGGCAGCGTGACGTCGTCGCGCAAGTCGGTGACCGTGCACGACAGCACCGTCTACGCGACCTCGGTCTCCGGCGGCAAGATGTACGACGCCGTCGACACCAACTGGACGCAGAACGGCGCCGACCAGATGTCCGTCGGCGAGGACATGCAGCTCTACCAGATGATCGACGTCACGGCCGACAGCATCACCTACGAGGCCCGCTACGCCAACGGTGAGCACCACGACGGCGTCACCATCCGCAAGAACGACGCGGGTGAGCGCACCGTCCAGGAGATCCGCACGCCGGAGAACACCGTCGGCGAGCAGGTCGCGGTCGACGTGCAGAACGTGGACTTCAAGGGCACGGTCAACGTCTCGGCGTGGGGCTACGACCCGGGCGAGACGGTGAACGTCTACGTCCGCAATGTCGAGCGCGGCCAGGACGTCCTGGTCGGCGAGGTCACGGCCGACGAGCTCGGCCGCATCCTCGAGACGCCGGTGCGGTTCCCGTCGTCGGCCAAGAAGCTGAGCACGCAGGTCGTGTACCTCGAGAGCGTGAACCAGCAGATCACCAGCCCGGAGATCACCGTCAACCGCTGA
- a CDS encoding glycerophosphodiester phosphodiesterase, giving the protein MTLLRRISAALGCAVLGVVALGTPAPAGEPAAPVLVIAHRGASSYQPEHTFAAYDLAIEMDADMIECDVQITADEQLVCLHDTTLNRTARDPDTGAQITGRVETYTLAQLREMDFGRWKGAQFAGQEIVPLAEQLLCYRTINPRMRFHIETKDPEGYDASMEELVVELLDRVGYVPDSPASPATSPIIIQSFSGASLERLKAVAPTLPTAYLSTPPANWQIPDAYDALSPSNGYIRSNPGFVDAMHAQGKFVHTYTVDDPAIMDQLLDLGVDGIFTNKPDVLRERVDARGTGVPASERGNPSELAHGCPGIAGTVNSIEDVPQVPSITFAPGRSEVRAGSTVPVRFSTAASLPGAVSGTQVVVERPDGVRVSPRVVTPAGGEEQAIVRTVRGLPGDYDVIVLDDTGWELERVTVTAS; this is encoded by the coding sequence ATGACCCTTCTTCGCAGGATCTCCGCGGCCCTGGGCTGTGCGGTGCTGGGCGTCGTCGCGCTCGGCACGCCGGCCCCCGCCGGGGAGCCCGCCGCCCCTGTGCTGGTGATCGCGCACCGCGGTGCGTCGTCCTACCAGCCCGAGCACACGTTCGCGGCCTACGATCTGGCGATCGAGATGGACGCGGACATGATCGAGTGCGACGTGCAGATCACCGCCGACGAGCAGCTCGTCTGCCTGCACGACACCACGCTGAACCGGACCGCCCGCGACCCCGACACCGGGGCGCAGATCACCGGCCGGGTCGAGACGTACACGCTGGCGCAGCTGCGCGAGATGGACTTCGGTCGCTGGAAGGGCGCGCAGTTCGCCGGGCAGGAGATCGTGCCGCTGGCCGAGCAGCTGCTCTGCTACCGCACCATCAACCCACGGATGCGCTTCCACATCGAGACCAAGGACCCCGAGGGCTACGACGCCTCGATGGAGGAGCTGGTCGTCGAGCTGCTGGACCGCGTCGGCTACGTGCCCGATTCGCCGGCGTCGCCCGCGACCAGCCCGATCATCATCCAGTCGTTCTCCGGCGCCAGCCTGGAGCGGCTCAAGGCCGTGGCGCCGACGCTCCCGACGGCGTACCTCAGCACGCCGCCGGCGAACTGGCAGATCCCCGACGCGTACGACGCGCTGTCGCCGTCGAACGGCTACATCCGCAGCAACCCCGGCTTCGTCGACGCCATGCACGCACAGGGCAAGTTCGTCCACACCTACACCGTCGACGACCCCGCGATCATGGACCAGCTGCTCGACCTCGGCGTCGACGGCATCTTCACGAACAAGCCGGACGTGCTGCGCGAGCGGGTCGACGCGCGTGGCACCGGCGTGCCCGCCTCCGAGCGCGGCAACCCGTCCGAGTTGGCGCATGGATGCCCCGGGATCGCCGGCACGGTGAACTCCATCGAGGACGTCCCGCAGGTCCCGTCGATCACGTTCGCGCCGGGGCGTTCCGAGGTGCGGGCGGGGAGCACCGTCCCGGTCAGGTTCTCCACTGCGGCTTCGCTGCCGGGCGCGGTCTCCGGCACGCAGGTGGTCGTCGAGCGGCCCGACGGCGTCCGCGTCAGCCCGCGCGTGGTCACCCCCGCCGGTGGCGAGGAGCAGGCGATCGTCCGCACGGTACGTGGCCTGCCCGGCGACTACGACGTCATCGTCCTCGACGACACCGGCTGGGAGCTCGAGCGCGTCACCGTCACCGCGAGCTGA
- a CDS encoding Xaa-Pro dipeptidyl-peptidase, producing MALRGTRTRAGAALAAAGVCTAALLTAHGAAANAAPAPAPAPAPAEPTFVDGLAQPVFTGPFIQQELWVETEFDTDGDGKLDRMHVDVTRPAETESEGLDVPVVYESSPYYSGTANTNSRFLWNVFHELGAVPPQRLSPEKLPPEVPTNEGPRAPGSTSPRISTSQVNTWVPRGFAVVHSESPGSGLSEGCPTVGAPNESLAPKAVVDWLNGRARGFTSVDGDEEVLADWSTGKVGMTGTSYNGTLPLAAATTGVEGLEVIIPVAPNTSYYHYYRSNGLVRNPGGWVGEDIDFLFDYINSGDLEKRQYCRDTVRAMMQAEHDRVTGDYNDFWAGRDYLNQLDDMHAATLMAHAFNDWNVVPEHSVRISEALEAKGLTVQEYFHQGGHGGNPPTDMMNRWFSQYLYGQDNGIEDDTNTAHIVRNELGGSTLTAYTEYPNADAAPVTLNLQSGGATAGGFSSLALGDDATETLIDGGANACNAGLLATVPSAERLLYTTPTLTENVHLSGTTEVTVRMAASKARANLSVALVKLPWTSSSTCTGSTRGTTTSIITRGWADPLNRDSIRDEKPITPGQFVDVTFPLQPDDQVIPAGSQIGLMIWSSDAEFTLRPQPGTELSVDLEGTTVNLPVVGGPLALPICGAEDTRGTVVIDGVDTGVPNAGLAGTCTVNDHVLDGEDWPNHGDFVRHTTELGDQLVAAGLISGRERGALVRTAAQSDVGKG from the coding sequence ATGGCCCTGCGCGGAACCCGGACCAGAGCCGGCGCGGCACTCGCCGCCGCCGGCGTCTGTACCGCCGCACTGCTCACAGCCCACGGGGCGGCGGCCAACGCCGCCCCTGCGCCGGCACCCGCCCCCGCGCCCGCCGAGCCGACATTCGTGGACGGGCTCGCCCAGCCGGTCTTCACCGGACCGTTCATCCAGCAGGAGCTCTGGGTCGAGACGGAGTTCGACACCGACGGCGACGGCAAGCTCGACCGCATGCACGTCGACGTCACCCGGCCGGCCGAGACCGAGTCCGAGGGTCTCGACGTCCCGGTGGTCTACGAGTCCAGCCCGTACTACTCGGGCACGGCGAACACGAACTCCCGGTTCCTCTGGAACGTGTTCCACGAGCTGGGCGCAGTGCCGCCGCAGCGGCTCTCGCCGGAGAAGCTGCCGCCGGAGGTCCCGACCAACGAGGGCCCTCGGGCACCGGGCAGCACGAGCCCGCGGATCTCCACCAGCCAGGTCAACACGTGGGTGCCGCGCGGCTTCGCCGTCGTGCACTCCGAGTCGCCCGGCAGCGGCCTCTCCGAGGGCTGCCCGACGGTGGGCGCGCCGAACGAGTCGCTGGCGCCGAAGGCGGTCGTGGACTGGCTGAACGGCCGCGCGCGCGGCTTCACGAGTGTCGACGGTGACGAGGAGGTGCTGGCGGACTGGTCGACGGGCAAGGTCGGCATGACCGGCACGTCCTACAACGGCACGCTCCCGCTCGCCGCCGCGACCACCGGCGTCGAGGGCCTCGAGGTGATCATCCCGGTCGCGCCGAACACGTCGTACTACCACTACTACCGGTCCAACGGCCTGGTGCGGAACCCGGGCGGCTGGGTCGGCGAGGACATCGACTTCCTCTTCGACTACATCAACAGCGGCGACCTGGAGAAGCGGCAGTACTGCCGCGACACCGTCCGCGCCATGATGCAGGCCGAGCACGACCGCGTCACCGGCGACTACAACGACTTCTGGGCCGGCCGCGACTACCTCAACCAGCTCGACGACATGCACGCCGCCACGCTGATGGCGCACGCGTTCAACGACTGGAACGTCGTGCCCGAGCACAGCGTCCGCATCTCCGAGGCGCTGGAGGCGAAGGGCCTCACCGTCCAGGAGTACTTCCACCAGGGCGGGCACGGCGGCAACCCGCCCACCGACATGATGAACCGCTGGTTCTCGCAGTACCTCTACGGCCAGGACAACGGCATCGAGGACGACACGAACACCGCGCACATCGTCCGCAACGAGCTCGGCGGCAGCACGCTGACCGCGTACACCGAGTACCCGAACGCGGACGCGGCGCCGGTGACGCTGAACCTGCAGTCCGGCGGCGCGACGGCGGGCGGATTCTCCTCGCTGGCACTGGGCGACGACGCCACCGAGACGCTGATCGACGGCGGCGCCAACGCCTGCAACGCGGGCCTGCTGGCGACGGTGCCGTCGGCCGAGCGGCTGCTCTACACGACGCCGACGCTGACCGAGAACGTGCACCTCTCCGGCACGACGGAGGTGACGGTGCGCATGGCGGCCTCGAAGGCGCGGGCGAACCTGTCCGTCGCGCTGGTGAAGCTGCCGTGGACGAGTTCCAGTACCTGCACCGGCTCGACCCGCGGCACGACGACCAGCATCATCACCCGCGGCTGGGCCGACCCGCTCAACCGTGACTCGATCCGCGACGAGAAGCCGATCACGCCCGGGCAGTTCGTCGACGTGACGTTCCCGCTGCAGCCGGACGACCAGGTCATCCCGGCCGGCTCGCAGATCGGGCTGATGATCTGGTCGAGCGACGCGGAGTTCACGCTGCGCCCGCAGCCGGGCACCGAGCTGTCGGTGGACCTCGAGGGCACCACGGTGAACCTGCCGGTCGTCGGCGGCCCGCTGGCGCTGCCGATCTGCGGCGCCGAGGACACCCGCGGCACCGTCGTCATCGACGGCGTCGACACCGGCGTCCCGAACGCCGGCCTGGCCGGCACCTGCACCGTCAACGACCACGTCCTCGACGGCGAGGACTGGCCGAACCACGGTGACTTCGTCCGGCACACGACCGAGCTGGGCGACCAGCTCGTCGCGGCCGGGCTGATCAGCGGCCGGGAGCGCGGCGCGCTCGTCCGCACGGCCGCGCAGTCCGACGTCGGCAAGGGCTGA
- a CDS encoding RNB domain-containing ribonuclease, with protein sequence MPRRVVRLRDEVLSADGETLRAGIGAIQEELQVTPTFPPEVEQVAQTAAKNPRLPERDRTDLPFVTIDPASAQDLDQALHIERGSGGNQDGYTVFYAIADVGAFVAPGDPVDDEAHKRGETLYGADSKVPLYPKALSEDAASLLADQVRPALLWTIELDGDGDTVAGRVERALVRSRAKLSYEAVQQQLDQGTADPVFTLLKEVGERRLQKEAERGGVSLPLPEQEVRVDGDHWSLAFRQQHPVEQWNAQISLLTGMTAAKLMVGNRTGLLRTLAPADPRDVKRLRRTARALRIDWPENQSYPEFVRSLDPATSSHAAMLVACTRLLRGSGYVGFAGELPEHTGHSAIAADYAHVTAPLRRLVDRYALEISVALSNGDEVPGWVVERLGELPKTMQGSTRRANQYERAVLDLVEAAVLRAHVGESFDGVVVEVDDRDQRKGDVTIREPAVEASIRDDQNLPLGTDVRARLTAADPQTRTIRFELA encoded by the coding sequence GTGCCCAGACGTGTGGTGCGCCTGCGCGACGAGGTGTTGTCCGCCGACGGCGAGACGCTGCGGGCGGGCATCGGGGCGATCCAGGAGGAGCTCCAGGTCACCCCCACTTTCCCACCCGAGGTCGAGCAGGTCGCCCAGACGGCGGCCAAGAATCCCCGGCTACCAGAGCGAGACCGCACCGATCTGCCGTTCGTCACCATCGACCCGGCGTCGGCGCAGGATCTCGACCAGGCGCTGCACATCGAGCGGGGCAGCGGCGGCAACCAGGACGGGTACACCGTCTTCTACGCCATCGCCGACGTCGGGGCGTTCGTCGCGCCGGGCGACCCGGTCGACGACGAGGCGCACAAGCGGGGCGAGACGCTCTACGGCGCCGACTCGAAGGTCCCGCTCTACCCGAAGGCGCTCTCCGAGGACGCCGCCTCGCTGCTGGCCGACCAGGTCCGCCCGGCGCTGCTCTGGACCATCGAGCTCGACGGCGACGGCGACACCGTGGCGGGCCGCGTCGAACGGGCGCTCGTGCGCAGCCGGGCCAAGCTCTCCTACGAGGCCGTGCAGCAGCAGCTCGACCAAGGCACCGCCGACCCGGTCTTCACCCTGCTGAAAGAGGTCGGCGAGCGACGCCTCCAGAAAGAGGCCGAGCGCGGCGGGGTCTCGCTCCCACTGCCCGAGCAGGAGGTGCGCGTCGACGGCGACCACTGGTCGCTGGCATTCCGTCAGCAGCACCCGGTCGAGCAGTGGAACGCCCAGATCTCGCTGCTGACGGGCATGACGGCGGCGAAGCTGATGGTCGGCAACAGGACCGGCCTGCTCCGCACCCTCGCCCCCGCCGACCCCCGCGACGTGAAGCGGCTCCGCCGCACCGCCAGGGCGCTGCGCATCGACTGGCCCGAGAACCAGAGCTACCCGGAGTTCGTCCGTTCGCTCGACCCCGCCACGTCCAGCCACGCCGCCATGCTGGTCGCGTGCACGCGGCTGCTGCGCGGTTCCGGCTACGTCGGGTTCGCCGGCGAGCTGCCCGAGCACACCGGCCACTCGGCCATCGCCGCCGACTACGCGCACGTGACGGCGCCGCTGCGCCGCCTGGTCGACCGGTACGCGCTCGAGATCAGCGTCGCCCTCAGCAACGGCGACGAGGTCCCCGGCTGGGTCGTCGAGCGGCTCGGCGAGCTGCCGAAGACCATGCAGGGGTCGACGCGGCGGGCGAACCAGTACGAGCGGGCGGTGCTCGACCTCGTCGAGGCGGCCGTGCTGCGCGCGCACGTCGGCGAGAGCTTCGACGGCGTCGTCGTCGAGGTCGACGACCGCGACCAGCGCAAGGGCGACGTCACCATCCGCGAGCCCGCCGTCGAGGCGTCCATCCGCGACGACCAGAACCTGCCGCTCGGCACCGACGTCCGCGCCCGGCTCACCGCCGCCGACCCGCAGACCCGGACCATCCGCTTCGAACTGGCGTAG
- a CDS encoding TIGR03885 family FMN-dependent LLM class oxidoreductase has product MPVVGWHASHEQIPPSRLLADVRQAEQAGFQAVWSSDHLAPWSARQGESGFSFAWLGAAMATTNLPFGVVCAPGQRYHPVVAAQAVATLEEMFPGRFAVALGSGENLNEHVTGEPWPDKPTRNARLRECVDIMRALLDGDEVTHRGLVTVDRARLWTRPPTPPPLYATAVSPETAGWAAEWADGLVTVGQPTATLERVVHDFRANGGVGKPLAVQIHVSWAPDEDEALSIAHDQWRTNVFSPPLCWDLATVEEFDEAAKHVRPDDVRGSVLVTADLARLADHIERLGELGFGTVYVHHVGQEQARFIDAFGERVLSTTTTATTAVTA; this is encoded by the coding sequence ATGCCCGTCGTCGGCTGGCACGCGTCGCACGAGCAGATCCCGCCGAGCCGCCTGCTGGCCGACGTCCGGCAGGCGGAGCAGGCCGGTTTCCAGGCGGTGTGGTCGTCGGACCACCTGGCGCCGTGGAGCGCGCGGCAAGGGGAGTCCGGCTTCTCCTTCGCCTGGCTCGGTGCCGCGATGGCAACCACCAACCTGCCGTTCGGCGTGGTCTGCGCGCCCGGCCAGCGCTACCACCCCGTCGTCGCCGCGCAGGCCGTCGCCACGCTGGAGGAGATGTTCCCGGGCCGGTTCGCCGTCGCGCTGGGGAGCGGTGAGAACCTCAACGAGCACGTCACCGGCGAGCCCTGGCCGGACAAGCCCACCCGCAACGCCCGCCTGCGCGAGTGCGTGGACATCATGAGAGCCCTGCTCGACGGCGACGAGGTCACCCACCGCGGGCTGGTCACCGTCGACCGGGCCAGGCTCTGGACCAGACCACCCACACCGCCGCCGCTCTATGCCACCGCCGTCAGCCCCGAGACCGCCGGCTGGGCCGCCGAGTGGGCCGACGGCCTCGTCACCGTCGGCCAGCCCACCGCCACGCTCGAACGCGTCGTCCACGACTTCAGGGCCAACGGCGGCGTCGGCAAGCCGCTCGCCGTCCAGATCCACGTCAGCTGGGCGCCCGACGAGGACGAGGCGCTCTCGATAGCCCACGACCAGTGGCGGACGAACGTGTTCTCGCCGCCGCTGTGCTGGGACCTCGCGACGGTCGAGGAGTTCGACGAGGCCGCCAAGCACGTCCGTCCCGACGACGTCCGCGGCAGCGTCCTCGTCACCGCCGACCTCGCCCGGCTCGCCGACCACATCGAACGCCTCGGCGAGCTCGGCTTCGGCACCGTCTACGTCCACCACGTCGGACAGGAGCAGGCCCGATTCATCGACGCGTTCGGCGAACGCGTCCTCTCAACGACGACGACGGCGACGACGGCGGTGACGGCGTGA
- a CDS encoding alpha-amylase family glycosyl hydrolase, with protein sequence MSRRRRAAGDLWWKNAVVYCLDVQTFMDGDGDGCGDLAGLTERIDYLEGLGVTCLWLMPFYPSPERDDGYDIVDFYGVDERLGTLGAFVEMVRTAQDRGIRVIVDLVLNHTSHRHPWFVSARKGRDAPFHDFYVWSDDKPEEKPKDLVFPGEERSTWAWDDQAQQWYYHRFYTEQPDLNTANPEVRDEIAQVAGFWLALGLSGFRVDAVPFMVEEADGATAGRQEPHELIRDLRAYLTRRRGDAILLGEVNLPPKQALEFYGETGDELTMAFDFTVNQALYLSLVREDAGPLGKALKAQPDLPDDCQRVNFVRNHDELSLDQLSDKERAEVFAAFGPEPDLQLYGRGIRRRLPSMLDGDERRIRLVYSLAFSLPGTPALFYGEEIGMSENLDIPGRLSVRSPMQWSGERHAGFSTAPDGARLARPLPAEVTVTVEAQRRDPDSLLNWMERLIRRRKECPEFGWGRLTLIEASGPVLAHRCDWQDRTIVAVHNLSGRTASVKLPGDDGWERLTDLFGADDAVPGEDLELEPYGHRWFRAH encoded by the coding sequence GTGAGCCGCCGGCGCCGCGCGGCCGGCGACCTGTGGTGGAAGAACGCCGTCGTCTACTGCCTGGACGTCCAGACCTTCATGGACGGCGACGGCGACGGCTGCGGCGACCTCGCGGGCCTGACCGAGCGGATCGACTACCTCGAGGGCCTCGGCGTGACCTGCCTGTGGCTGATGCCGTTCTACCCGTCGCCGGAGCGCGACGACGGCTACGACATCGTCGACTTCTACGGCGTCGACGAACGGCTCGGCACGCTGGGCGCGTTCGTCGAGATGGTGCGGACGGCGCAGGACCGCGGCATCCGGGTCATCGTCGACCTCGTCCTCAACCACACGTCGCACCGCCACCCGTGGTTCGTCTCCGCACGCAAGGGCCGCGACGCGCCGTTCCACGACTTCTACGTCTGGAGCGACGACAAGCCGGAGGAGAAGCCGAAGGACCTCGTCTTCCCCGGCGAGGAGCGGTCGACCTGGGCGTGGGACGACCAGGCGCAGCAGTGGTACTACCACCGCTTCTACACCGAGCAGCCGGACCTGAACACGGCCAACCCCGAGGTCCGCGACGAGATCGCGCAGGTCGCGGGCTTCTGGCTGGCGCTCGGGCTCTCCGGCTTCCGCGTCGACGCGGTCCCGTTCATGGTCGAGGAGGCCGACGGCGCGACGGCCGGACGGCAGGAGCCGCACGAGCTGATCCGCGACCTGCGCGCCTACCTGACCCGCCGGCGCGGCGACGCGATCCTGCTGGGCGAGGTCAACCTGCCGCCGAAGCAGGCGCTGGAGTTCTACGGCGAGACCGGCGACGAGCTGACCATGGCGTTCGACTTCACCGTCAACCAGGCGCTGTACCTGTCGCTGGTCCGCGAAGACGCCGGGCCGCTCGGCAAGGCGCTGAAGGCGCAGCCGGACCTCCCCGACGACTGCCAGCGGGTGAACTTCGTCCGCAACCACGACGAGCTGTCGCTGGACCAGCTCTCCGACAAGGAGCGGGCCGAGGTGTTCGCCGCGTTCGGGCCGGAGCCGGACCTGCAGCTGTACGGACGGGGGATCCGGCGGCGGCTCCCGAGCATGCTCGACGGCGACGAGCGGCGGATCCGCCTGGTCTACTCGCTGGCGTTCTCGCTGCCCGGCACGCCGGCGCTGTTCTACGGCGAGGAGATCGGCATGTCCGAGAACCTCGACATCCCGGGCCGGCTCAGCGTGCGCTCGCCCATGCAGTGGTCGGGGGAGCGGCACGCCGGCTTCTCCACCGCCCCCGACGGCGCCCGGCTGGCCCGGCCGCTGCCCGCCGAGGTCACCGTCACCGTCGAGGCGCAGCGGCGCGACCCGGACTCGCTGCTGAACTGGATGGAGCGGCTGATCCGGCGGCGCAAGGAGTGCCCCGAGTTCGGCTGGGGCCGGCTGACGCTGATCGAGGCCTCCGGCCCGGTGCTGGCGCACCGCTGCGACTGGCAGGACCGCACCATCGTCGCCGTACACAACCTCTCTGGCAGGACGGCGTCCGTGAAGCTCCCCGGCGACGACGGCTGGGAACGGCTGACCGACCTGTTCGGCGCCGACGACGCCGTCCCCGGCGAGGACCTCGAGCTGGAGCCGTACGGGCACCGCTGGTTCCGCGCTCACTGA